The DNA region AGCCACCCATCCTGCTGCAAGAGGGAAGGGGCTTGCGACTGAACTGATCCGCGGCGCGTTCCATATGGCGCGGATGGAAAATAAGGGCGCTGTCATTCTTATGCCCTCGGCGGCATCGTATTACTATCCTATGGGATTTTCATTTTATGCGCACCAGTGGAAACGAAGCGCCGCACCTGAGCAGGTAGGCTTTTTAGGAAAGCGGGCGCATTCCGCAGGGCTTATTACCTCGGCGGATGAATGGAAAACTCTCGCCTCTGTCTATGACAGGTATGTAAAAGGACGGAACGGATGGGCTTTTCGGGATGAAGCGTCATGGAAGAAGCACATCGGCGCCCAGTTCTGTGACGGCGGTTATATCGCTGTCGTCAATGACCGGAACGGCGCAGCCGGATATATTTTCTACCATCTGGCCGAAAGGAAATTCATGGTATCGGAAATGGCGTATGCCTCCGATGCGGGACGGAAAGGGCTCTATGCTTACATGGCGGGCCACCGTGGTTCTGTGGACGAATGCGTGTGGTATGAACCTTTTGATGACAGGGCATTTTTCTACTGGCAGAATGGCGCGGAGCATACCTATATACATAATGCCTCTTTCCCAACCATGATGGGACGCGTTACGGATCCGGTCATGGCATTTGACGGGCTTCCCTGCAAAGAGATGAAAGGCTTTCTGTCTTTCCGGCTGGCGGACGAGTTCCTTCCCGAAAACAGCGGCATCTACGTCCTTTCCGCCAAGGAAGGAAAAATTTACGCTGTGAAATATGATGTATTTTACACACTGAAGCTTCATATCGAAGATATTTCCGGCGTGAAATTGGGAAATAAAATTCCCGAACCGGATTTTACCATGACCGCAGGTGCCCTTGCCCAGCTTTTTTTCGGGGCTCTGTCTTTGAGAGAGTTGTCGGATCTGGGGCGCATCGAATGGCTGGAAGGTGCGGAGCGTGAAAAAGTTCTTGAAACGGCGGAAAACATGCTTCCCTCTGAAAAAAATTGGATCAATGAATGGTACTGAGCCTCCGGCCGTCGGTTTTTCACCTGTCTGATACCAGTTTGTGTATTAGTTCCATATAAGTGCAGCAAAGAGAAATGCAACATTTCCCCTGCTGCACTTTTTATTAAAGGGAAGCAGCAATAGGACACAAAGTGAAGAATCTATGACTCTCATGACATCTTACCGCATTCCTCACCACAGTAACAGATTCTTCGCTGGCGCTCAGAATGACGTTTAATGTTTTCTGTCATTATGATGCTTAGCGTCCCTCTGTCATTATGATGCCTTACCGTATCCCGTCATTCAGAACGGGGGTAAAGATGCTTTGTGAGAAAGACGGAAAACGGAACAGTGACACGGAGTGAAGAATCTATTACGCTGGTGAGATTCTACCAATTTCCTCACTATGTCAGTGAATAATCTGTTATCGGAATGACATGAAAAAACGTGGAAATAAAAAAGAAATGCCAGCTGCTATCAATGCAGCTGGCATTTCTTTTATTGTTTGTATACAATAGAGGGGTAATAAAACAGCAGTCTGGAGACGGGGACAGTGGCATGCGTGACCATGCGGAGACCATACACCTAAATGTAAACAGTCCTGTGCCCTTTTGCCGTCTGCGGCTAAGAGAAAGAGATGGAAAAGAAATATTTTACTTACATGGTACGCTGCCAAGACGGCACACTCTATACGGGATTTACCGTGGATGATCTGGAAAAACGAGTGGCTGTCCATAACGCGGGGAAGGGCGCGAAGTATACGAAAGGCCGGCTGCCTGTCCGTCTTGTGTGGTACAGGGAATGGAACAACGGTCATGATGCCCGGTCCTGTGAATTCTATTTGAAACGGAAAACAAAACAGGAGAAAGAAGCATTGGCAGCTTCTTTTGGAAAGGATACAGATTGAACGAATCAGTGAGAAAAACAAAGTATCTGACAGAAGCGGCGGCAGCAGCGGCTATCGCGTCACTCCTGGTGCTGCTGAAACTTTTGGCGCCGTTTTTCGTGTTCGTCACTATGATCGCGTCCCCCATCCCGATTGCCGTCATTTGCGATTTCCACGGGATGAAGTGGGGATTCGGCACATCGGCGGGCGTGGTTATTCTCGTTGCCATGATCGGAGGGCCTGAAATCGGACTGACGACAGCCTTTTATGCGGGTGCCCTCGGCATGGCCATGGGCTATGGATTTCTTCATAAACTGTCCTACGGGAAAACGCTTTGCCTTACGATTCTTGCATATATACTTGAAATGTCTTATAAAATCATATTTTCCATTTATGTTCTCGGCATTGCCGATGCCCTTACCGGTGCGATTGACCGCTTCACCACATTCCTTCGCTGGATATGGACACCCTTGTCATCGGTCTTCGGGTTTAATCCGGATCCGGGTAAAGCGATGTTTACCACATCAGGCATGGTGATGCTTGGAATTGTCTTCATTTTAAATGCATACTGCTATGCGTACCTGAATATGGAAATCGGCGGCAATGTGCTGAAACGCTTAAAAGGCGGAATAAGGGGATGAAGCGGATGGAAAGGAAATCTGCTCTATGAAAAGAGGCTTTATTAATTTAATGTGTACCGCAGAAACCACAGTAGAAATAAATGTTATAATTGATGAAATAATAATGGAAAGAAATACAAGGGTGGGTATGTGGCTCAAACAGATTTATAGAAAATATTTTGCAGGCAGCAGCCCGGAAGAAATGGAGCGGTTTATTTCCCAATAGAATAAGAAAGGGTTTCATGTATCAGAATATTCTCGTTATCAATACCATGCATATTGGTGACCTTATGCTCATTACACCTGCATTGAGAACCTTGCGTACGAATTATCCGCAGGCTCATATTGCATTACTCACTGATCGGCCTTTAGGCGACCTTGTGCGGTGCAATAAAAATATTGATGAATGTATTCTTATTGACAAGCGCGGCAGAGATAAAGGAATTCTGGCGCTCCTGCGTCTTATCAGAAAAATCCGCGGCCGTCATTTTGATCTGGTCATCAATTTTCACCGCAATGAAAGAGCCTCGGCTATCGCGGCTTTTTCGGGCGGAAAGCACATTGTGGGTTACTCGCAGCCAGGATTCAAACGATTTTTTAACAAGGTCATGCCAAACCGTGCCATGGCCGATACGCCCAAGGAACTTGCGGAGCATCAAGTGGCCTGCCATTTGGAAGTGCTGCGGGAGGCTGCCGGTTGCAAGATTATGGATGATCGCGGTCTTGAAATGTGGTTGCCGGAGGAAGAAGAAAAAAAAGCCGCCGCTCTGTGGAAAGCGGAATTTACTTCAAAGGATAGGGTGATTGCGTTCAATATCGGCGCAAGCTGGCTGACAAAACGCTGGGTTGACACATACTTTGCCGCCTGCGCGGACCGTTTTATCCGCAAAGGGTATGATGTTGCTTTTTTTGGCGGTCCGACCGATGTGCCCATCGTTGAAAAATGTCTTGCCTATATGAAGGAAAAGGAGAGTCCTCGGATCCATGTATTCACAGGGAAAGTCAGCCTTACGGTTCTTGCGGGGCTTCTCAGGCGCTGTTCCCTGTTTCTTACCACAGATTCTGGCCCCATGCATGTGGGCGTGGCCATGCATGTACCGGTGATCTCCATGTTTGGCGCCAGCCCGGTTCCCACGTTTTATCCTTATGACAGCAGGGACATTGCCATCAAGTCACCGGAGTACTGCCATCCGTGCGGACTCCACGAATGCCCCCGCAAAGGAGAGGGCTATATGGGATGCATGAAGCATATTCCTGTGGATATTGTCATGAAGTATGCGGAAGAGTTGCTGTCGGCATATCATGGAGAACCGGCTTTCCGGCTCCCGGCTGATACAGGCAGCCATCAATGCCGGGTCATCAGTCATTGGGAGGGGGCACAGAATGGATACGAAACATCTATATGATTTTGTAGACCGGTGTACATCGAAGTGCAGGATTCTCGTTGTCGGTGATGTTATGCTGGATAAATACTACTATGGCGAAGTAAACCGTATTTCGCCGGAAGCTCCGGTGCCTGTTACCCATGTGCTCCGTACGGAGGAAACTCTGGGAGGGGCAGCCAATGTGGCGCACAACCTCGCGCTGCTTGGCTGTGAAACGAGTATTGCCGGCTTCGTGGGGGAGGATTATCACTGCCGGAGTCTGAGGGATCAATTTAAATCCTGCGGCGTCAATTGCCAAGGTCTCATTACGACGGATCGCCCCACGACGACAAAGCTGCGTGTCATCGGCGGACACCAGCAGATGATACGTCTTGATTTTGAGGAATCCGCACCGATTGCCGGTTTTGACGCGGATCGTTTTTTTCGGTATATCAGCCGAAAACTTGATGAAGATCTTGACGTTGTCATTATTTCTGATTATGGAAAAGGAGTCTGCACAGAGGAAAATTGCCGCCGAATGATTGAGTCTTGCCATACTTATGGTGTACCGGTTGTTGTGGATCCCAAGGGAACAGACTGGACAAAGTACGCCTATGCGGACTATATTACGCCGAATCTTAAAGAAATCAATCAGGTGCTTGCGGAACCGATTCATAATGAAGACAGGGCTGTCGAGGTTGCGGCACATTATGTGATGAACCGATTTAATATCCGCAATGTCATCGTTACCCGCTCCGAAGAGGGATTGTCCCTTATCCGTGATGATGAGAACGTTCATATCCCCACAAAAGCACAAGAAGTTTTCGATGTGTCCGGAGCCGGTGATACGGTGATTGCTGTTTTTGCCATGGGATTGGCAGGCGGCATGAATCCCGCCGACAGCGCTTACATGGCTAATCTTGCCGCCAGTGTTGTTGTGGCGAAACTCGGCACCTATGCTGTCAGCCGTGAAGAACTTATGGCTGTACTCAAGGGAGAAGCAGAGAAATAAGGTTGTAATTGACAAGGTGATTATTGATAAAGGAGGAATTTTATGATTATCGTAACAGGTGGTGCCGGCTTTATTGGCAGTAATATTGTAAAAGAATTGAATCGCCGCGGCCGCAGGGATATCCTGATTGTGGATGACCTGAAAGATGGGTTAAACTACAAGAACCTGCGCGGGCTGCAGTTCGTGGATTATCAGCATAAGGATGATTTTCTTCAGTCTACTGAGAATGACGACTTCGACGGCACGGATATTGACGCCGTCTTCCATGAGGGTGCCTGCTCAGATACCATGGAGTATGATGTCAATTTTATGATGCGCACGAACTATGAGTACTCAAAGTCACTGCTCCATTTCTGCCTGCGCCATCGCATTCCCTTCATGTACGCTTCGTCTGCTTCCACTTATGGCAGCGGCAAACATGGTTTTCGTGAAGGCGATGAATGCGAAGATGCGCTGAATCCCTATGCTTTTTCAAAACTCGCTTTTGACCGCTATGTGCGGCAGATTATGCCGGAAGCTCACAGCCAGGTGGTGGGGCTCAAGTATTTTAATGTTTATGGACAGCAAGAGCATCATAAAGGGAAAATGGCATCCATCTTCTATCAGCTTTACAACCAAATCAATGAGACAGGCAAAGCGCATCTGTTTCGCGGCTGGGGAGATATTCATGGAACGCCGGTGAAAGACGGTGAGCAGCGCCGCGATTTTATTTATGTCCAGGATGTTGTAAAGGTCAATCTTTGGTTCTGGGAAAATCATGCGCCGTCAGGCATCTATAACTGCGGCACCGGTCATGCCCACAGTTATATTGAAGTGGCAGAGGCTGTCATTAAAGCTATGGGCAAGGGGGAAATTGCGTTCCGCGACTTCCCGGAAGTCCTTAAAGGGAAATACCAGAACTTCACGGAATCTGACCAGACACGTCTTTTAGCGTCCGGCTATAATCAGGGATTCACCGATATGGAAGAAGCTGTCAAAGAATATGTGGACTTTCTGGATCATGGCGGCTACTATGAATATGGTAAATGAAACCGTCTTTTCCGGCGGCTATGAAATACGGAATTCCCGTGGTCGTGACAGGCAACGGGATTTATGACAAGATCATTGAGTCATCTATGAGGGGGCTGCAGCAAAACATTTCTGTGTTTTGTCACAGCCTCTTTGTGATTTTGCTATTCTGATAGAGATAGAGTAAAATTAGGAAATAAAAACGAGTGGAAATTTCGGGCGGAAATCTTTCCGCGGGCATATTGAAGGATACATGGGATGATAAACTATATCAGACTGGGGAAAAAGATTTACAATACGAAGAACACAAGTGAGACCAGACGGATGCTGGTCTTTATTGTGCGCTGCCTGCTGAATACAGGACGTATGAATCGTCTGCACCGGTTCTTTATGAAAGACGATGTGCGCCGCCGGATCGCGGCGGAATATCCTTTTGTTTACGAACAGCCGACGAGAGCGTTTTTCTATAATCAATCCACCTTTGATGAACGGGCAAGACTGGTAGAGCAGCATATGGAATATCTGGAAAAGCACATAAAGGAAGATGTATTTCTTGGCCTTTACAGCGGTAAAAGGTATGTCCTCTGGGAAAGCAGTGGTGAAATTGGGCATCTGCGTTTTGAGCTCTCCTATCATCCGGGGCAGCGCAAGGAAGGGATTCTATCTGTTGTTATGCGCCTCGATGAGGACGACCTGTACCAGATGATGTTCTGGATTGCGCCGGACAAAGCCGGAGAATGGGCGCTCTGGATCGGCGCCATGCAGGGACCGAATATGGAAAATGCCAGGGATGTGGTGAAGAAGGTCACGAGACGCTGCTATTCCTACCGCACGAAGAATTTCATCCTCCATGCGACCCAGGAAGTGGCCAAAGCCCTTGGGCTTACACATATCTATGCGGTCACAAATTATGGCTATTATGCGAATAACCATGTCCGCCGGGACCGTAAGCTCAAGACGAGTTTCAGCGACTTCTGGGAAGAATCGGGCGGACATCCCTGCGAGGACAGACGCTTCTATGAACTGCCCATGACAGAATACCGCAAGGCCATGGAAGAAGTGCCTGCACACAAACGCAATTACTACCGCAAACGCTATGCCCTGCTCGACGAAGTGGATGCGTCTATTGCTGAGAATATAAAAGCATTATCAAAATGATGTGAAAACTTGTCATATAGAAAATATTCAGTTTCATATGACGCTAATAATATTTATTGTGTATGGTTATAGGAAAAGAGGAAATTCTGTGGCAAAGATCTCGGCACTAATCCTGGCGAAAAATGAGGAACGAAATATCAAAGCCTGTATCGAAACCTTGTCCTTTGCTGATGAGATATTAGTTATTGACGATTTCAGCACAGATAAAACCAAAGAGATTGCTGAAAGTCTGGGTGCACGTGTGATACAGCACGGCATGAATGGCGACTGGGGCAAACAGCAGACTTTTGCTATTAAAAATGCCAGATATGAATGGGTCTTATTTGTTGATGCGGATGAGCGGATTTCCAAGCCTTTGGCAAAAGAAGTCTGTTCAGTGGCAGAAAAAGGTGATAAAAAGGCCTATTGGATTCGGCGGGAAAATAAATTCTACCATCATCATGCAACCCATGGCGTTTTGCGGCCGGACTACGTGAACCGTCTTTTTCCGGCAGAGGGATCCTATGTAGAAGGATATGTTCATCCTCGGATTGTCACACCATACCCGAATGAGAAGCTTCATGAGATCATGTATCACTATACCTATGATTCATGGAGCCATCAGCTGAACAAACTCAATAATTATACGACCTTAGCAGCTGCAAAATATAAAAAGAATCACAAAAAATGTAATTTCTTCTTTGATATTATGTTGCGCCCCTTTTGGGCCTTTTTTAAAGTTTATGTTTTAAATTTAGGATTTCTTGATGGGAAAATGGGATGGATTCTTTCGACAAATCATTATTTTTACACAATGAATAAATACATAAAGCTGTATTTCCTGTATCAGGATAAAGATGGACGTTTATAGGAGTGAAAATATGCGTATCGCCATCTTAGAATCCATCGTCATGCCGGCTGGACATGAGGTCGAATTTGACCGGATTCTTGTGGAAGAACTGAAAAAGCAGGGACATGAACCGGTTTTCTTTGTACCGGAACGGTTCCCATTTAAGCTGGATTATCATTGTGATGTGGATCACCTTGATGGCGGGGAAGTCGTCACCTATGCCGGAGCGGGAAAATTAAAAAAGATATTCCTATCCTTACGCAGAGAAAGACGGCGCATTGCCTGGTTTAATTCCGCTTTTGAGAAAGCGCGTGCGTACCATTGCGATGCCATCATTATTCCCACCGGAACATGGCGGTATATCCGTACCTTGCTGAATAGCCGATTGAAAAATTCACCGGTTCCTGTTTATATGGTTTTCCATGGAATCAATCCTCACGAGCAGCTGAATTTTGAACGGCAGGCCCGCAGAGTGATGCCTTATGAGCAGATTCATCTCAAGGTTATTACCCTGCGTGATGATTTTAGGAACAGCGGATTAAAAAATCTGGATCTGATTGCGCCTCCTGTCTTTACACCCTATGATTTGCCAGTCAATAAGAAATTAACTTTCACACATCCCATAAAAATAGGCTTTTTTGGGCAATTCAGGAAAGAGAAGAATCTGGGATTCTTTCTGGAAGCATTTACCAAAGCCCATTTTTCTGTCCCTGTACAGCTCATTGTACAGGGTGCCACGGCGAAACCGGAAGATGGGGAACTGTTTGAACAGTTTGCCCGGGAATACAAAGACTATAAAAATATCACATTTTGGCATAAAAATCTCATTGGGATCGAATGGCAGAAAGCGCTTCTCCGTGTGGATGCTATTATGATGCCTTATGCAGCGGAACGGTACAGGTATCACTGGGGAGCCATGCTGTTTACTGCCATAGGATTTTACAAGCCGGTTTTGGCATCGCCGGAACTGAATCCCGAGGTATTGCAGCAGTTTAATATTGGAAAGGCTGTCGACTTGACATCCATACCGGCTTTTACGAAGCAGCTGGAAGAATTTATTGACGATCTGGTTCAGAATACAGATGTATATCAGAGAAACCTGGATGCAGCCAATAAAGCTTACAGCCAGGAGAATTTGATTCAGAATATTTTGCGATAATAAGGAGAGTAAAGTGGAAAATAAACTGGATTCGAGAATCACATGGCTGATAGCCTTTTGCTTGGGCGCTTTTTCCTGCGTAACACGTTTATCCATTGCGGTTGGCTCCATATTGCAGGGAATTGCGGTTCTCTGTGGTGTGATTCTGCTCTGGCGGCAAAGGAATTCAGTTCAATTAAATAAAGAGACCAAAGGTTATATGGCAGCTGCTGGAATTTTCTTTTTATGTACTCTGCCCAGTGCATTATTCGCCGGGCATGCAGAAGAAGGATTGGGGCAGTTTCTGGATATGTGGGTCTGGCGCTATATGATTTTTCTTTTAATTGTATTATTCGTGCGAAAACGTACCTATTTAACCAATATGCTGTTTGCATTTCTTTTGTTTTTTGGGGCAGATAGTTTATTGACATTTATTCAGGTTTATATTCTCCACTTAACTGATCGCGGATGGGGATTTGGCAGTAATATGCTTGCTATAGCCGGTATTATGTGTATGGTACTGCCTCTTTGTTTTGTCGTCTTGTTTGACCAGCGGTTTGACAGGAAGTTGAAATATGCTTCTGTCTGGACCATGCTTAGTATTTTTGTGGGTTTATTGTCTAATAAAAGCCGTGCTGCATGGCTGACCTGTCTGATTACGACTCCGGTTGTAACAGGAAAGTATATACGGGACAATATCAAATATCTGGCCGTGGTGGGAGCCATTATGATAGGATTTTGTGGTTTTTTCTTTGCCAATCCGAGTTACATCAGTCGTTTTAAATCAGTGACAAATACAACTACTAATACATCGAACACCGATCGGCTGCAAATGTGGCAAGGCTGTCTCACAATGTACAAAAACCATCCGGTGATAGGCGTTGGGCTAGGCCGGTTTAAGCCTGAGTATAAAGAATATGCAAAATCTCATCCCGAAATAGTACGTACATATAGTCATGCTCATAATAATTTCATGCATCTTCTGGCAGAAACCGGGACAATTGGTATTGCAGGGTATTTAATCTTTATATTTTATTCTTTGGTGCACAGTTTACGCAGCTGGTTGAAGAGTAAAAGCCCGTATGATCTCCTGATTTTTACAACAATACTCAGTTTTATGTGCCTTTTCGGTCAGGTTGAATATATTATAGACAACTCTTCTGCGGTACGCCTTTTCTGGTTCCTTTTTGCAATCATGCTGCAGATGAAGACCATTGAACAAGAGAAGAATCAAAAAGAGGAGTCAGGCAGAAGCTAATGAACATTGCTATTCTTTGTTTTGGGATTTCTACTATTGCCAATCCGGCCGGGACAGAAAAAGTGTTTGTGGAAATGTCCAATGCTTTTGCCGTCCGGGGTGCTAATGTCTATGCGGTATGGAATGATGAACCGGGAGTGGCCCCTTATTTCCCTTTCGAGGGAAGAGTCCATCAGGTGAATCTGGCTTTGGGGAAAATCAAAGTACCGGGGAAATATAAAATCATCAGGGAAATCGCCAAGGGGCTGCATTTAGATATTTCTAACCGTGTAGATGCGTATAAGACAAATCAATTAGGTAAGGCATTGAATGAAAAGATTGACGTCAGCCTGCTTGATATTATTATCTGCTATGAATTTAACAGTATTATGGTGGCTAATCGACTGGCAGACGGGAAAATTCCCGTAGTGGCTATGTGTCATAATTCAGTGGAAGATCAGATTGCTTCTTTAACGCCTTTGCAGAGAAGAGAAGCAGACAAAGTTTCCATATATCAAGTACTCCTTCCCAGCTTTGTTTTAGAGGCCCGGAAATATTTATCGACAAAAATCTGTACAATTCCTAATGCTGTTCCTCAGATTTCTGATTCCCAAGTAGCGGATTTATCATCCCCAAAAGATTCTTATACGATTGTTATGCTGGGCCGGATCGAGGGGTATCAAAAAAGACCATTCATTACAGTAAAAGCTTTTTTAATGCTGGCGCATGAATTTCCCAAGTGGCAGCTTCATTTATATGGCCCTGTCACAGATGAAGAATATATGGAAAAAATCCAGGAATATTGCCGGGAACATGATCATGGACATCAGGTTAAGTATATGGGGGTTACTAAAGAAGCGGTCAGTGTACTTAGAAATGCGGATATATTGGCGTTCCCTTCTGCATTCGAGGGGTTTAGCTTATCTTTAACGGAAGCAAATGCTGCCGGATTGCCTGCTATTGGTTTTGCAGAGGCTCCTTCTGTGAATGAACTGATTCAGGATGGAGTGACCGGATATCTGGCTGCCGATGAGAAAGATTTTACGCATAAATTACAATTGCTTATGAGTGATCAGCAAGAGCGAGTGCGCATGGGGCAAAATGCTCACAAGGCTATGAAAGCCTATGCGCCGGATATCGTATGGGGGAAATGGGAACAATTATTAACTGATCTTACCCATAAAAGATTTACGGAATAAGAGTATAAAAAGATGGCAATTTATTTTAATATAGAAAGCTTTGTGATTCTTTAAAAGCGTTCTATATAGATTGACATGCTGGCCGATGGGAGTCTTGGGAAAAATACTGATTACAAATTTCGAAGGGAAAGAAATTAGAATATAAATAAGGAGCTTATTGCATGTTTTCATCTTTTTTTGAAGGAACGCAGCAGGATTGGAAAATAATGATTGTGGCACCTGTGATTTGTGCTGTTTTTCGATTGGCTTTTATCTGGGTCTATGCACCGGATAAGGGATTTAATGGCTGCAGGAAGAAATGGTATGAATGTTTTCGTTATGGTTTCTGGTGGGGCATGGATTACAATGCCTATGTGTTTTTAATTTCCTGGCTGGGAATCAGTTTGCCGGGTGCCTTTTTTGAACGTTATTTTGAAATTGGCGACAGTATGCGGGTTATATTCATTACGATATATGCTGCCATACTTTATTTTGCTTTCATGGGAAAGATGATTTTTTATTATCATTTCCAGGATATTTATAATCCGCTCATGAGGCTGGGAGGGAAAGCTGATAAAAGGAATCTTCTGGATATATTTTTTCACCAGAATCATGGGGGCTGGATCCTGGCAGGATATATTCCCTTTTTAGGTTTTTGTGCTTATGTTACGAAAAAGCTGCTGGATACACCGGTATTGGCTTATCCCCCGTTTCCGTCTGCCTGGATGCAATATGCTTTTAATATCTTTTTCTGTGCTGCTATGATTTTATTATTCTACTATTTCCGTTATGGCGGGCATCTTTCTCATCGGACGAAACCGGAATGGGATACGGTTCCGGATATAGTAAAAAAAGATATGTTTTTTGCTA from Dialister invisus DSM 15470 includes:
- a CDS encoding glycosyltransferase, whose protein sequence is MNIAILCFGISTIANPAGTEKVFVEMSNAFAVRGANVYAVWNDEPGVAPYFPFEGRVHQVNLALGKIKVPGKYKIIREIAKGLHLDISNRVDAYKTNQLGKALNEKIDVSLLDIIICYEFNSIMVANRLADGKIPVVAMCHNSVEDQIASLTPLQRREADKVSIYQVLLPSFVLEARKYLSTKICTIPNAVPQISDSQVADLSSPKDSYTIVMLGRIEGYQKRPFITVKAFLMLAHEFPKWQLHLYGPVTDEEYMEKIQEYCREHDHGHQVKYMGVTKEAVSVLRNADILAFPSAFEGFSLSLTEANAAGLPAIGFAEAPSVNELIQDGVTGYLAADEKDFTHKLQLLMSDQQERVRMGQNAHKAMKAYAPDIVWGKWEQLLTDLTHKRFTE